In Flavobacterium sp. CS20, a single window of DNA contains:
- the rplS gene encoding 50S ribosomal protein L19: MDLLQYVQDEFIEKKDFPDFSSGDTITVYYEIKEGQKTRVQFFRGTVIQIKGTGLTKTFTIRKMSGTIGVERIFPINMPSIQKIEINKRGKVRRSRINYFRNLTGKKARIKEQIKK; this comes from the coding sequence ATGGATTTACTACAATACGTTCAAGACGAATTTATCGAAAAAAAGGATTTTCCTGATTTTTCTAGTGGAGACACCATTACTGTTTACTACGAAATTAAAGAAGGGCAAAAAACAAGAGTTCAATTTTTTAGAGGCACAGTCATTCAAATCAAAGGAACTGGACTTACCAAAACTTTTACCATCAGAAAAATGAGCGGTACCATTGGTGTAGAAAGAATTTTCCCAATCAATATGCCTTCTATTCAAAAAATTGAAATCAACAAAAGAGGTAAAGTTAGACGTTCTCGAATTAATTACTTTAGAAATCTAACAGGTAAGAAAGCTCGTATCAAAGAGCAAATTAAGAAATAG
- a CDS encoding 1-aminocyclopropane-1-carboxylate deaminase/D-cysteine desulfhydrase codes for MSFFDVSYHSEIQNVFCDKTRHISVDIKREDQIHPLVSGNKFRKLKYNIKQAFLEKHHTILTYGGAFSNHIAATASATKICGLKSIGVIRGDEIKHRLEENPNHNPTLSYAQQQGMQLHFISRKIYKTKDETDEIEKLRQKFGSFYRIPEGGSNALTVKGCEEILSDSDKKYDIIACCVGTGGTLAGIINSSYKHQKVYGFSVLKNHNHREINQWTTKNNWQIFQEDIFGGYAKTNKELIGFINSFYRHTSIESDPIYTGKMFYRLCKMIEQNHFPENTKILAIHTGGLQGVEGFNQRQILKNKLCIEF; via the coding sequence ATGTCTTTTTTTGACGTTTCATATCACAGTGAAATACAAAATGTATTTTGTGACAAAACCCGACATATTTCTGTTGATATTAAACGCGAAGATCAAATTCATCCCTTAGTTTCTGGTAATAAATTCAGAAAACTAAAATATAACATCAAACAAGCTTTTTTAGAAAAACATCATACTATATTAACTTATGGTGGTGCATTTTCTAACCACATTGCAGCAACGGCATCAGCGACTAAAATTTGCGGATTAAAAAGTATTGGTGTTATCAGAGGCGATGAAATTAAACATAGATTAGAAGAAAATCCAAATCACAATCCAACTTTATCATATGCTCAACAGCAAGGAATGCAACTCCATTTTATCAGTCGAAAAATCTATAAAACAAAAGATGAAACTGATGAAATAGAAAAACTAAGACAAAAATTTGGCTCCTTTTATCGCATTCCTGAAGGTGGATCAAATGCTTTGACCGTCAAAGGCTGTGAAGAAATTTTATCTGATTCTGACAAAAAATATGATATAATTGCTTGCTGTGTTGGTACTGGTGGAACGCTTGCAGGAATTATTAACTCTAGCTACAAACATCAAAAAGTGTATGGGTTTTCTGTTTTAAAAAATCATAATCACCGAGAAATAAATCAATGGACTACAAAGAATAATTGGCAAATATTTCAAGAAGATATTTTTGGAGGTTATGCCAAAACTAATAAGGAATTAATAGGGTTTATCAATAGTTTTTATCGACACACATCTATTGAATCAGACCCGATATATACTGGTAAAATGTTTTATCGACTGTGCAAAATGATAGAACAAAATCATTTTCCTGAAAACACTAAAATATTAGCTATCCACACAGGTGGTTTACAAGGTGTAGAAGGATTCAATCAGCGACAAATTTTAAAAAATAAACTTTGTATCGAGTTTTAA
- a CDS encoding carbohydrate kinase family protein has protein sequence MKKIAVVGPIPRDTIKTHQNEVIKKYGCISHPCIALAKLMENDGEVYPISHIHKIDKEAVESLFANYSAINTVGISSEKDSGTVIFLDFIDQNNRREKQTAFMSPILPQDVEAFLGVDAFVFVPISDFEVPLETLKFIKAHSKAKIIFDAHGPTTCVTTKGDRLRRFWIEIEQWLPYIDILKMNLEESQCCWFKTEYALDEMKSYDDSQREHLDDFAQFVLNHKTSHLYITLDAQGCEHFTLSKDKTVKKNFIKSVKMKDVIDTTGCGDSFAGGLAYGFSYYNDALKAGQYANVLGAFRTQGKTFDVFKNKKNTDNYLNRYYNK, from the coding sequence ATGAAAAAAATCGCAGTTGTTGGTCCTATACCTAGAGACACTATCAAGACACATCAGAATGAGGTTATAAAAAAATATGGTTGTATTTCTCACCCTTGTATTGCCTTAGCAAAACTTATGGAAAACGATGGAGAAGTTTATCCTATTTCTCACATTCACAAAATAGATAAAGAGGCTGTTGAATCTTTATTTGCAAATTATTCAGCCATAAACACAGTTGGGATTTCTTCTGAAAAGGATTCTGGCACCGTGATATTTTTAGATTTTATCGATCAAAACAATCGGCGTGAAAAACAAACTGCTTTTATGTCGCCTATTTTACCACAAGACGTTGAGGCATTTCTTGGTGTTGATGCCTTTGTGTTTGTCCCTATCAGCGATTTTGAAGTTCCACTTGAAACTTTAAAATTTATCAAAGCCCATTCTAAAGCTAAAATTATTTTTGATGCTCATGGTCCTACAACTTGTGTAACCACCAAAGGTGATAGACTGCGTCGCTTTTGGATTGAAATTGAACAGTGGTTGCCCTATATTGATATCCTTAAAATGAATCTTGAAGAATCGCAATGTTGTTGGTTTAAAACTGAATATGCTTTAGATGAAATGAAATCTTATGATGATAGCCAAAGAGAACATTTAGATGATTTTGCTCAATTTGTTTTAAATCATAAAACTTCACACTTATATATTACATTAGATGCACAAGGCTGTGAACACTTCACGCTTTCAAAGGATAAAACTGTTAAAAAGAATTTCATCAAATCTGTAAAAATGAAAGATGTGATAGACACAACGGGTTGTGGTGATAGTTTTGCAGGCGGATTGGCATACGGATTCAGCTACTACAATGATGCCTTAAAAGCGGGTCAGTATGCCAACGTTCTCGGTGCTTTTAGAACTCAAGGCAAAACTTTTGATGTATTCAAAAACAAAAAAAATACGGATAATTACTTAAATCGTTACTACAACAAATAA
- a CDS encoding DUF1080 domain-containing protein, translating to MRKSILFLFTLTLVIACGKAKKENKEEQKEVVENTDKTDVVEKQEVNTLTEKEKKEGWKLLFNGKNSDGWRGYNTDKFPSDWKIQDGTLFMAGSGRGEAGSENGGDILYDEKFDNFHLKLEWKISEGGNSGIFYLGQESDDFDYIWETAPEMQVLDNERHPDAMLGTDGNRKAGSLYDIYPAKPQNAKPAGQWNKVEIIVFKGTVVHKQNGKTVVEYHLWTPKWEEDVAKSKFPSLNENWADVAKEGYIGLQDHGDDVWFRNIKIKEL from the coding sequence ATGAGAAAATCAATTTTATTTCTGTTTACCCTAACCTTAGTAATTGCCTGTGGCAAAGCAAAAAAAGAAAACAAAGAAGAACAAAAAGAAGTCGTTGAAAATACCGATAAAACTGATGTTGTAGAAAAACAAGAAGTTAATACTCTAACCGAAAAAGAAAAAAAAGAGGGTTGGAAATTACTTTTTAACGGAAAAAACAGTGATGGCTGGAGAGGTTATAATACAGATAAATTTCCAAGCGATTGGAAAATTCAAGACGGCACACTATTTATGGCGGGTTCTGGTAGAGGAGAAGCTGGTTCAGAAAACGGAGGAGATATTCTTTATGACGAAAAATTTGATAATTTTCACTTAAAATTAGAATGGAAAATTTCTGAAGGTGGTAATTCTGGAATTTTTTATCTCGGTCAAGAGTCAGATGATTTTGACTATATTTGGGAAACCGCACCTGAAATGCAAGTTCTTGATAATGAAAGACATCCCGATGCTATGTTAGGCACTGATGGCAACAGAAAAGCAGGTTCACTATATGATATTTATCCCGCTAAACCACAAAATGCAAAACCAGCAGGTCAATGGAATAAGGTTGAAATTATTGTGTTTAAAGGCACGGTAGTCCACAAACAAAATGGAAAAACAGTTGTAGAATATCATTTATGGACTCCAAAATGGGAAGAAGATGTGGCTAAAAGCAAATTTCCTTCCTTAAATGAAAACTGGGCTGATGTTGCCAAAGAAGGCTATATCGGATTGCAAGACCACGGTGATGATGTTTGGTTTAGAAACATAAAAATTAAAGAGTTATAA
- the hemL gene encoding glutamate-1-semialdehyde 2,1-aminomutase, with protein sequence MIYKRSSALFNEAKQYIVGGVNSPVRAFNAVGGDPIFVKRAKGAYLYDEDDRQLIDYIASWGPMILDHAFEPVVEALIEATKKGTSYGIPTELETKIAKLAIEMVPHIDKIRFVNSGTEACMSAVRLARGYTGKDKIIKFAGCYHGHSDAFLIQAGSGAVTFGMPNSPGVTEGTVKDTLLVAYNNLDEVKQIIKANEGEIAAIIIEPVAGNMGCIIPEESFIKGLRQLCDEHDILLIFDEVMTGFRLAKGGAQETLGIKADLVCFGKVIGGGLPVGAFAGSQHIMSHLAPEGPVYQAGTLSGNPLAMTAGYETLKHLNNHPEIYNSLNKKTEYLHNGIEKVLNQHSVEHQINRYGSMISVHFTDQPVSDFDSAAKGNNQKFKDYFHGMLEQGVYLPPSAFESYFLNDALTYKDLDKTIEALGKVLNNNKSNF encoded by the coding sequence ATGATTTATAAACGCAGTAGTGCACTTTTTAATGAAGCTAAACAATATATCGTTGGTGGTGTCAACTCACCCGTTAGAGCATTTAATGCTGTTGGTGGAGACCCTATTTTTGTTAAACGTGCCAAAGGTGCTTATTTGTATGACGAAGATGATAGACAGCTGATAGACTACATTGCTTCTTGGGGTCCGATGATTCTTGACCACGCTTTTGAACCGGTGGTTGAGGCTCTAATCGAAGCCACTAAAAAAGGAACATCATACGGCATACCAACAGAATTAGAAACTAAAATTGCCAAACTGGCTATTGAAATGGTGCCTCATATTGATAAAATTCGTTTTGTCAATTCAGGAACCGAAGCCTGCATGAGTGCAGTGAGATTGGCTCGAGGATATACTGGTAAAGATAAAATTATAAAATTTGCGGGCTGTTATCACGGCCATAGCGACGCATTTTTAATTCAAGCGGGTAGTGGAGCGGTAACTTTTGGAATGCCCAACAGTCCAGGCGTTACAGAAGGAACAGTAAAAGATACTTTATTAGTCGCCTACAATAATTTAGATGAAGTCAAACAAATTATTAAAGCTAATGAAGGTGAAATTGCCGCTATTATCATTGAACCTGTTGCAGGAAATATGGGTTGTATTATTCCAGAAGAATCATTTATAAAAGGCTTAAGACAACTCTGTGATGAACACGATATTCTTTTGATTTTTGACGAAGTCATGACAGGTTTTAGGCTGGCTAAAGGTGGTGCACAAGAAACTTTAGGTATCAAAGCTGATTTGGTTTGTTTTGGAAAAGTCATCGGCGGTGGGTTACCTGTTGGTGCTTTTGCTGGATCGCAACATATCATGTCTCATCTTGCACCTGAAGGTCCAGTTTATCAAGCTGGAACTTTAAGTGGTAATCCACTAGCGATGACGGCTGGCTATGAAACTTTAAAACACTTAAATAATCATCCTGAAATTTACAATAGCCTAAATAAAAAAACCGAATATCTACATAATGGTATAGAAAAAGTTTTAAATCAACACAGCGTTGAGCATCAAATCAATCGATATGGTTCTATGATTTCGGTTCATTTTACTGATCAGCCAGTAAGCGATTTTGATAGTGCCGCCAAAGGCAATAATCAAAAATTTAAAGATTATTTTCACGGTATGTTAGAACAAGGCGTGTATTTGCCACCAAGTGCTTTTGAAAGTTACTTCCTCAATGATGCATTAACTTATAAAGATTTGGATAAAACTATTGAGGCATTAGGTAAAGTTTTGAATAATAATAAATCAAATTTTTAA
- a CDS encoding type II toxin-antitoxin system PemK/MazF family toxin, which produces MKKGDIVLIPFPFSNLSGSKKRPATVLIDSEDDVTICFITTQLKWESSFDVIVYPSKINGLKKPSLIRLNKIATIDKSLIIGILGNLEEKYLKSLDENLLNLLKL; this is translated from the coding sequence ATGAAAAAAGGAGATATAGTTCTTATTCCATTTCCTTTTAGCAATTTGTCAGGCAGTAAAAAAAGACCAGCAACCGTCTTAATTGATTCGGAGGACGATGTTACAATTTGCTTTATTACTACTCAATTAAAATGGGAGTCAAGTTTTGATGTTATTGTATATCCATCAAAAATAAACGGATTAAAAAAGCCATCATTGATCAGATTAAATAAAATAGCTACTATAGACAAAAGTTTGATAATTGGGATATTAGGCAATCTTGAAGAAAAATATTTGAAATCACTTGATGAAAATCTTTTAAATCTTTTAAAATTATAG
- a CDS encoding DUF5522 domain-containing protein translates to MKKIIPLEEGDYYITEQGYRCFTEQYHLKRGYCCKSGCRHCPYGYNKNIE, encoded by the coding sequence ATGAAGAAAATAATTCCATTAGAAGAAGGCGATTATTACATCACAGAACAAGGCTACCGTTGTTTTACGGAGCAATATCACTTAAAACGTGGCTATTGCTGTAAAAGTGGATGTCGGCATTGCCCTTATGGATATAATAAAAACATTGAATAG
- a CDS encoding PaaI family thioesterase, which translates to MKSQLNNEIPHKMLSLDPFSQWLGVEILDVKIGYCKLGLHIRKDMLNSMQKAHGGITYALADTAFGFASNTHGRFSVSIETSINHIEALYEGDYIIAETQLDITKNKLGFNYVNIYCQDKIVAIFKGVVYRTSKAWIID; encoded by the coding sequence ATGAAATCACAATTGAACAACGAAATCCCTCACAAAATGTTATCCTTAGATCCATTTTCTCAATGGCTTGGTGTTGAAATTTTAGATGTTAAAATAGGATATTGCAAGCTGGGATTGCACATCAGAAAAGATATGCTCAATTCAATGCAAAAAGCTCACGGCGGTATAACTTACGCTTTAGCCGACACCGCTTTTGGATTTGCATCAAATACACATGGTCGGTTTTCAGTGTCTATCGAAACTTCTATCAACCATATTGAAGCTTTGTATGAAGGTGATTATATCATTGCAGAAACCCAATTAGATATCACCAAAAACAAACTAGGATTTAATTATGTCAACATATATTGTCAAGATAAAATAGTAGCAATTTTTAAAGGCGTGGTTTATCGCACATCTAAGGCTTGGATAATTGATTAA
- a CDS encoding Gfo/Idh/MocA family protein, with protein MDKIKKSDLSRRKFMKNVGIATAGVSIVPSHVISGLGYTAPSDKLNIAGIGVGGMGRGNLRNMNTQNIVALADVDWAYAKKCFDDYPKAKKYKDYRKMLDEMDKDIDAVMIGTPDHTHYVSAKDSMSAGKHIYLQKPLTHSVYESRRLAELAKSTGVATQMGNQGNSSDDMRKVCEWIWNGEIGEVTKVDAWTDRPIWPQGLERPTEKYPIPDTLDWDLFLGPAAERPYHPSYTPWNWRAWWDFGTGALGDMGCHIIDPVYKALELGYPHAFEASSSQVNTESAPVAEKVTYYFGKRPKKGKINMPAVEFTWYDGGLKPDRPEGLKPGMYPGDQQGWGGAIFYGTKGTLICGTYLCKPIYYRS; from the coding sequence ATGGATAAAATTAAAAAAAGTGATTTATCAAGACGTAAATTTATGAAAAATGTAGGCATAGCAACTGCAGGAGTTTCAATAGTGCCTAGTCATGTTATTTCAGGATTGGGTTACACAGCACCAAGCGACAAATTGAATATTGCTGGTATTGGTGTTGGTGGAATGGGTCGAGGCAACCTTAGAAATATGAATACGCAAAACATTGTTGCATTGGCTGATGTAGATTGGGCGTATGCCAAAAAATGTTTTGATGATTACCCCAAAGCCAAAAAATATAAAGATTATAGAAAAATGCTTGATGAAATGGATAAGGATATTGATGCAGTGATGATTGGCACACCTGACCATACTCATTATGTCAGTGCAAAGGACAGTATGTCTGCTGGCAAACATATTTATTTACAAAAACCGTTGACACATTCAGTTTATGAATCAAGAAGATTAGCTGAATTAGCTAAATCTACTGGTGTTGCTACACAAATGGGAAATCAAGGAAATTCTTCTGATGATATGCGAAAGGTGTGTGAATGGATTTGGAATGGTGAAATTGGTGAAGTTACAAAAGTTGATGCTTGGACAGACAGACCTATTTGGCCACAAGGTCTAGAAAGACCAACAGAAAAATATCCAATACCTGATACATTAGATTGGGATTTGTTTTTAGGCCCAGCAGCTGAAAGACCTTACCATCCTTCATACACGCCATGGAATTGGAGAGCTTGGTGGGATTTTGGAACAGGTGCTTTAGGCGATATGGGATGCCACATAATCGATCCTGTCTATAAAGCTTTAGAACTCGGTTACCCTCATGCATTTGAAGCAAGTTCCTCTCAAGTCAATACAGAAAGTGCTCCAGTTGCAGAAAAAGTGACTTATTATTTTGGAAAAAGACCAAAAAAAGGTAAAATAAATATGCCTGCAGTAGAATTTACTTGGTATGACGGTGGTTTAAAGCCTGATAGACCAGAAGGCTTGAAACCAGGTATGTATCCAGGTGATCAACAAGGTTGGGGCGGTGCTATTTTTTATGGTACTAAAGGCACATTAATCTGTGGTACTTATCTTTGCAAACCCATTTATTATCGGTCGTGA
- a CDS encoding type B 50S ribosomal protein L31, translating into MRKGIHPENYRLVAFKDMSNNDVFITKSTAEAKETTEIDGVEYPLVKLEISRTSHPFYTGKTKLVDTAGRIDKFKNKYKKFNKQKAKEEK; encoded by the coding sequence ATGAGAAAAGGCATACACCCAGAAAATTATAGATTAGTTGCTTTTAAAGACATGTCTAACAATGACGTGTTTATCACTAAATCAACTGCTGAGGCTAAAGAAACTACCGAAATAGATGGTGTGGAATATCCTTTAGTTAAATTAGAAATTTCAAGAACTTCTCACCCATTTTATACGGGTAAAACCAAATTGGTTGATACTGCTGGGCGTATTGACAAGTTCAAAAACAAGTATAAAAAATTCAACAAGCAAAAAGCTAAAGAAGAAAAGTAG
- a CDS encoding NADP-dependent isocitrate dehydrogenase: MPKHEAKIIYTKTDEAPALATYSLLPIIRKFTNAANIKVQSKDISLASRIISTFNDKLDSDLQEEDTLSLLGKLVKKPEANIIKLPNISASEPQLIVAIKELQDKGYNIPNYPRTPKNEEEKQIKARYAKVLGSAVNPVLREGNSDRRVAKAVKEFAKAHPHKLGEWNKDSKSHVAHMNDGDFYSSEKSVILSAADDVKIQLKTKNGIRVLKESTVLKKHEIIDASVLSKKALVKFLEQQVKDAKSQGVLFSIHLKATMMKVSDPIIFGHAVKVFYKEILNNYQDELKQIGFNPKNGIGDLYDKLDKLSAEKAEKIKAEIDALYKDKPDLAMVNSDKGITNLHVPSNVIIDASMPATFKTSGKMWNKNNELQDMKAVIPDRSYAGIYQTVIDYCKTNGAFDPATMGNVSNVGLMAQKAEEYGSHDKTFEIPESGLVEVVNQTSEVLIAHEVEKGDIWRMCQTKDLPVQDWVKLAVTRAKQTGLPTIFWLDENRAHDANLRQQVKKYLKHHDISGLDIQIMNPDEAMNYTLDRVKSGKDTISVTGNVLRDYLTDLFPILELNTSAKMLSIVPLLAGGGLYETGAGGSAPKHVQQFLEEGHLRWDSLGEFLALAVSLEDIAEKTDNAKAKIIAEALHDANSQYLKQNKAPSRKVNEPDNRSTHFYIAKFWANALAQQNKDEDLKLQFETIYRRLNEAEAEILQDFIDAQGKPVDIKGYYKPDERLVTKHMRTSETLNNIIDN; this comes from the coding sequence ATGCCAAAACACGAAGCAAAAATTATATATACAAAAACAGACGAAGCTCCTGCACTTGCCACTTACAGTTTACTACCAATCATCAGAAAGTTTACAAACGCTGCTAATATTAAAGTGCAATCAAAAGATATTTCGTTAGCATCTCGCATTATATCTACTTTTAATGATAAGCTTGATTCAGATTTACAAGAAGAAGATACGCTTTCATTACTTGGTAAATTAGTTAAAAAACCTGAAGCAAATATTATCAAACTTCCAAATATATCAGCATCAGAACCACAATTGATTGTCGCTATTAAAGAATTACAAGATAAAGGCTACAATATCCCTAACTACCCAAGAACACCAAAAAACGAGGAAGAAAAGCAAATTAAAGCCCGATACGCCAAAGTTCTTGGTAGTGCTGTCAACCCTGTTTTAAGAGAAGGGAACTCAGACCGTCGTGTAGCAAAAGCTGTGAAAGAATTTGCTAAAGCACATCCCCATAAACTAGGCGAATGGAATAAAGATTCAAAATCACATGTAGCTCATATGAATGATGGCGATTTTTACAGCTCTGAAAAATCTGTCATCTTATCCGCAGCTGATGATGTAAAAATCCAACTCAAAACAAAAAATGGCATCCGAGTTTTAAAAGAAAGCACAGTATTAAAAAAACACGAAATTATTGATGCTTCTGTTTTATCTAAAAAAGCTTTGGTCAAATTTTTAGAACAACAAGTTAAAGATGCTAAATCTCAAGGGGTTTTATTTTCAATACATTTAAAAGCCACGATGATGAAAGTTTCAGACCCTATTATTTTTGGTCATGCGGTTAAAGTGTTTTATAAAGAAATTCTAAATAACTATCAAGACGAATTAAAACAAATCGGCTTTAATCCTAAAAATGGTATTGGAGATTTATATGATAAGTTGGATAAACTCAGTGCCGAAAAAGCTGAAAAAATCAAAGCTGAAATCGATGCTTTATACAAAGATAAACCTGATTTGGCTATGGTAAACTCTGATAAAGGCATCACCAATCTTCATGTGCCAAGTAATGTAATTATTGATGCATCAATGCCAGCGACTTTCAAAACTTCTGGTAAAATGTGGAATAAAAATAACGAGCTTCAAGACATGAAAGCTGTTATACCAGACCGAAGCTATGCAGGAATTTATCAAACTGTTATAGATTATTGTAAAACCAACGGAGCTTTTGACCCTGCAACAATGGGTAATGTCTCTAATGTTGGGCTAATGGCACAAAAAGCCGAGGAATATGGCTCTCATGATAAGACCTTTGAAATTCCAGAATCAGGTCTTGTAGAAGTTGTCAATCAAACAAGTGAAGTTTTAATCGCTCACGAAGTTGAAAAGGGAGACATTTGGAGAATGTGCCAAACCAAAGATTTACCCGTACAAGATTGGGTAAAACTTGCAGTTACAAGAGCAAAACAAACAGGTTTACCTACAATATTTTGGTTAGATGAAAACCGTGCACATGATGCCAACCTACGCCAACAAGTCAAAAAATACTTAAAACATCACGACATTTCTGGATTAGACATACAAATCATGAATCCAGATGAGGCGATGAATTACACCTTAGATCGCGTAAAATCTGGAAAAGACACCATTTCAGTAACTGGTAATGTTTTAAGAGATTATCTGACAGACTTATTCCCTATTCTTGAACTCAACACGAGTGCAAAGATGCTCTCTATTGTTCCGCTTTTGGCAGGTGGTGGCTTATATGAAACAGGTGCTGGAGGTTCTGCACCAAAACACGTTCAACAATTTTTAGAAGAAGGACACTTGCGTTGGGATTCTCTTGGTGAATTTTTAGCACTCGCCGTTTCACTTGAAGATATCGCTGAAAAAACCGATAATGCCAAAGCTAAAATCATTGCTGAAGCTCTGCATGATGCCAATTCTCAATATTTAAAACAAAACAAAGCACCTTCGCGTAAAGTTAATGAACCCGATAACCGTTCTACGCACTTTTATATTGCTAAATTTTGGGCAAATGCTTTAGCTCAACAAAATAAAGATGAAGATTTAAAACTTCAATTTGAAACAATTTACAGACGATTAAATGAAGCTGAAGCTGAAATACTTCAAGATTTTATTGATGCACAAGGCAAACCCGTTGACATCAAAGGCTACTATAAACCTGATGAAAGACTGGTCACTAAACATATGCGTACAAGCGAAACTTTAAATAATATTATTGATAATTAG
- a CDS encoding adenine phosphoribosyltransferase codes for MTDFKQYIREIENFPKPGINYKDITPLFLRPQIVNLCIESFIYNLPKNIKIHKVVGIESRGFLLSTLLAQRLDAGLVLIRKPGKLPYKTHQESYELEYGKDSLEMHIDAVSKGENVIVHDDVLATGGTAFVANRLVQKSG; via the coding sequence ATGACAGATTTTAAGCAATATATTAGAGAAATAGAGAATTTTCCTAAACCAGGTATAAACTACAAGGACATTACACCACTTTTTTTGAGACCTCAAATTGTAAATTTATGTATAGAGTCTTTCATATACAATCTCCCTAAAAATATAAAAATCCATAAAGTCGTTGGTATCGAGTCGAGAGGTTTTTTGCTTTCTACTCTTTTAGCTCAAAGGCTTGATGCAGGGCTTGTTTTGATTAGAAAACCAGGAAAATTACCCTACAAAACCCATCAAGAATCTTATGAATTGGAGTATGGAAAAGACAGCCTTGAGATGCATATTGATGCTGTGAGTAAAGGCGAAAACGTGATTGTTCACGATGATGTACTCGCTACAGGAGGCACCGCTTTTGTCGCTAATCGGTTAGTCCAAAAAAGTGGATAG
- a CDS encoding glucosaminidase domain-containing protein — protein sequence MKHLKYLIYFLLTALILSSCGSKKKSVQTKRPPQSISKTEGVTEQSKVYNSVGHVKKPPKNLSQTESYIYQYADIAKQEMRLFGIPASITLAQGILESANGQGQLTRRSNNHFGIKCNGWRGAKVYHDDDESQECFRKYTHAEYSFRDHSLFLFNRSRYAFLFDYKVTDYKDWAKGLKKAGYATDPKYPKKLIGLIERYELYKYDEEVVKGKKSKFSKTKTDKVPKKEIHVVQKGDTLYNISIQYDISIERLKKLNNLNGSEIYIGQHLKLK from the coding sequence TTGAAACATCTAAAATATTTAATTTACTTTCTATTAACCGCTCTTATTTTATCATCGTGTGGTTCAAAGAAAAAAAGCGTGCAGACCAAAAGACCACCTCAATCCATATCAAAAACCGAAGGTGTTACAGAGCAATCTAAAGTATATAATTCTGTGGGTCATGTAAAAAAACCTCCCAAAAACCTTTCGCAAACAGAATCTTACATTTATCAATACGCCGATATCGCTAAACAAGAAATGAGGCTTTTTGGAATACCAGCAAGCATAACTTTGGCTCAAGGTATTTTAGAATCTGCCAATGGTCAAGGTCAATTAACAAGAAGATCTAACAACCATTTTGGAATAAAATGTAATGGCTGGAGAGGTGCAAAAGTTTATCACGATGATGACGAATCTCAAGAATGCTTTAGAAAATACACACATGCAGAATATTCGTTTAGAGATCATTCATTATTTTTATTTAATAGAAGTCGATATGCTTTTTTGTTTGATTATAAAGTAACAGACTACAAAGATTGGGCTAAAGGTTTAAAAAAAGCAGGATATGCAACCGATCCAAAATATCCTAAAAAACTCATCGGTTTAATTGAACGCTACGAGCTTTATAAATATGATGAAGAAGTTGTGAAAGGCAAAAAAAGTAAATTTTCAAAAACAAAAACCGATAAAGTTCCAAAAAAAGAGATTCATGTTGTCCAAAAAGGAGATACATTATACAATATTTCAATTCAATATGACATTAGCATTGAAAGGTTAAAAAAACTCAATAATCTTAACGGCAGTGAAATTTATATTGGTCAGCACTTAAAATTGAAATAA